A single window of Nocardia sp. NBC_01327 DNA harbors:
- the rsgA gene encoding ribosome small subunit-dependent GTPase A, with amino-acid sequence MSVVDFDLLAPYGWTASVAAEYLPLLGNSLIPARVLRMDRSECDVAVPISGTRLPDQAAAVIVRARCPRPDSDVSGLCTGDWVALGSDSGQLPATRGMLNNAVVRHLLPRRTAIVRAAVSGHSDSRSRAADQVLAANVDVVLICTPGDGDVDLGRIERMLALAWESGAQPVVVLTKAELAPDLSLDEVRGVAPGATVLAVSAATGLGMESLIAVLDGTVALLGPSGAGKSTLANVLLGAEVFATNAVRDGDKRGRHTTVHRELRPLPTGGTLIDTPGLRSIGLWEAAEGLGRTFSDIESLAATCRFADCSHDREPGCAVLAAISAGALPQRRLNSYRKLTRENDWMAARSDTRLRAERQRAWKQINKDQRRMYKDRSQFGR; translated from the coding sequence ATGTCTGTGGTCGATTTCGACCTGCTCGCCCCCTACGGCTGGACCGCCTCCGTGGCCGCCGAATACCTTCCGCTGCTCGGCAATTCGCTGATTCCGGCGCGGGTGCTCCGCATGGATCGCAGCGAATGCGATGTGGCCGTGCCCATTTCCGGTACCCGGCTGCCCGATCAGGCTGCCGCCGTTATCGTGCGGGCTCGCTGCCCGCGCCCGGATTCCGACGTCAGTGGCCTGTGCACGGGCGACTGGGTCGCCCTGGGCAGTGATTCGGGGCAGCTGCCCGCCACGCGCGGGATGCTGAACAATGCGGTGGTGCGGCACTTGCTGCCGCGGCGCACCGCGATCGTGCGGGCCGCGGTGTCGGGGCACTCCGATTCCCGCAGCCGCGCGGCCGATCAGGTCCTCGCCGCGAATGTGGACGTCGTGCTGATCTGCACGCCCGGTGACGGGGACGTGGATCTCGGGCGCATCGAGCGCATGCTCGCTCTCGCCTGGGAATCCGGCGCGCAACCGGTGGTCGTGCTGACCAAAGCCGAACTGGCTCCGGATCTTTCGCTCGACGAGGTGCGCGGCGTCGCACCCGGCGCCACGGTGCTCGCGGTGAGTGCCGCCACCGGTCTCGGCATGGAGTCGCTCATCGCCGTCCTGGACGGCACCGTCGCCCTCCTCGGCCCCTCCGGCGCGGGCAAATCCACACTCGCCAATGTCCTCCTGGGTGCGGAGGTGTTCGCCACCAACGCGGTTCGCGACGGCGATAAGCGCGGGCGGCACACCACGGTGCACCGCGAACTACGCCCGCTCCCCACCGGCGGCACCCTCATCGATACCCCGGGCCTGCGTTCGATCGGGCTCTGGGAAGCCGCCGAGGGCCTGGGCCGGACCTTCAGCGATATCGAATCCCTCGCCGCCACCTGCCGTTTCGCCGACTGCTCCCACGATCGGGAGCCCGGCTGCGCAGTCCTGGCAGCGATCTCGGCCGGCGCCCTCCCCCAGCGCCGCCTGAACAGCTACCGCAAACTGACCCGCGAAAACGATTGGATGGCCGCCCGCTCCGACACCCGCCTCCGCGCCGAACGCCAGCGCGCCTGGAAACAAATCAACAAAGACCAGCGCCGAATGTACAAGGACCGCAGCCAATTCGGCCGCTAG
- the glfT1 gene encoding galactofuranosyltransferase GlfT1: MSEPSDRPSSPVDQTTPNFADDARIVAIVVTHKRRELLAESLKVLSTQTRPVDHLIVIDNGNESEVGDLVRNQPIESTYLGSEHNLGGAGGFALGMLHALSMGADWVWLADDDGRPDGPEVLATLFDCAKRHQLVEVSPVVADIDDPDKLAFPLRRGVVWRRLRSELGDEDFLPGIASLFNGALVSAQAVDIIGVPDLRLFVRGDEVEVHRRLVRSGLPFGTCLQTAYLHPNGSEEFKPILGGRMHTQYPDDPVKRYFTYRNRGYLMSQPGMRKLLPQELARFGWYFLMQQKDPQGFMEWLRLQRLGRREQFRKPEASAPGKTPS, encoded by the coding sequence ATGAGCGAGCCCAGCGACCGACCGTCGAGCCCCGTGGACCAGACCACCCCCAACTTCGCGGACGATGCCCGCATCGTCGCCATTGTCGTCACCCATAAGCGCCGGGAACTGCTGGCCGAATCGCTGAAGGTGCTCTCCACCCAGACGCGGCCGGTCGACCATCTCATCGTCATCGACAACGGCAACGAGTCCGAGGTCGGCGATCTGGTGCGTAATCAGCCCATCGAATCCACCTATCTGGGTTCGGAGCACAATCTCGGCGGCGCGGGCGGTTTCGCGCTCGGCATGCTGCACGCGCTGAGCATGGGCGCGGACTGGGTCTGGCTGGCCGATGACGACGGCCGCCCGGACGGGCCGGAAGTGCTTGCGACACTGTTCGATTGCGCCAAGCGGCATCAGCTGGTCGAGGTGTCGCCGGTGGTCGCCGATATCGACGATCCGGACAAGCTGGCCTTCCCGCTGCGCCGCGGCGTGGTGTGGCGGCGGCTGCGGTCCGAGCTCGGTGACGAGGATTTCCTGCCGGGCATCGCCTCGCTCTTCAATGGCGCGCTGGTGTCCGCGCAGGCCGTGGATATTATCGGCGTGCCCGATCTGCGGCTGTTCGTGCGCGGTGACGAGGTGGAGGTGCACCGCCGGCTGGTGCGGTCCGGACTGCCGTTCGGCACCTGTCTGCAGACCGCCTACCTGCATCCGAACGGGTCGGAGGAATTCAAGCCGATTCTGGGTGGGCGCATGCACACGCAGTATCCGGACGATCCGGTGAAGCGGTACTTCACCTACCGCAATCGCGGGTACCTCATGTCGCAGCCGGGTATGCGAAAGCTGTTGCCGCAGGAGCTGGCTCGCTTCGGGTGGTACTTCCTGATGCAGCAGAAGGATCCGCAGGGATTCATGGAGTGGCTGCGCCTGCAGCGGCTCGGGCGGCGCGAGCAGTTCCGCAAGCCCGAGGCGAGTGCGCCGGGCAAGACTCCGTCCTGA
- the wzt gene encoding galactan export ABC transporter ATP-binding subunit Wzt/RfbE → MTDNVSIETQNAWVEFPIFDAKSRSLKKAVLGSAGGAIGRNQSDVVVVEALRDITLSLKEGDRVGLVGHNGAGKSTLLRLLSGIYEPTRGSARIRGRVAPVFDLGVGMDPEVSGYDNIVIRGLFLGQTRKQMLAKIDEIAEFTELGDYLAMPLRTYSTGMRVRLAMGVVTSIDPEILLLDEGIGAVDAEFMKKARTRLQELVSRSGLLVFASHSNEFLAQLCDSAMWIDHGQVRMHGGIEEVVRAYEGPEAGDHVAQVLRDLEREPERNPA, encoded by the coding sequence ATGACCGACAATGTGAGTATCGAAACCCAGAACGCCTGGGTCGAGTTCCCGATCTTCGACGCCAAATCCCGATCGCTGAAGAAGGCGGTGCTGGGGTCGGCCGGTGGCGCCATCGGGCGCAACCAATCCGATGTGGTGGTGGTCGAGGCGCTACGCGATATCACGCTGTCGCTGAAGGAAGGCGATCGTGTCGGCCTGGTCGGCCACAATGGCGCGGGCAAATCGACACTGCTGCGGCTGCTTTCGGGTATCTACGAGCCGACCCGCGGTAGTGCGCGGATTCGCGGGCGAGTGGCGCCGGTCTTCGATCTCGGCGTCGGCATGGACCCGGAGGTCTCCGGGTACGACAACATCGTCATTCGCGGCCTGTTCCTCGGGCAGACGCGCAAGCAGATGCTCGCCAAGATCGACGAAATCGCCGAATTCACGGAATTGGGCGACTATTTGGCGATGCCGCTGCGCACCTACTCCACCGGTATGCGGGTGCGGCTGGCCATGGGCGTGGTCACCTCCATCGATCCGGAGATCCTGCTGCTCGACGAGGGCATCGGCGCGGTGGACGCGGAATTCATGAAGAAGGCGCGAACTCGCCTGCAGGAATTGGTCTCTCGGTCCGGTCTGCTGGTTTTCGCCAGCCATTCCAACGAATTTCTGGCCCAGCTGTGCGATTCGGCTATGTGGATCGATCATGGACAGGTACGCATGCATGGCGGCATCGAAGAAGTAGTCCGCGCGTACGAAGGCCCGGAGGCGGGCGATCACGTGGCACAGGTGCTGCGGGATTTGGAACGTGAACCGGAACGGAATCCTGCATGA
- the wzm gene encoding galactan export ABC transporter permease subunit Wzm/RfbD, translated as MPLVSDSQSFSRAWKDFRDGFAQRELWLALGWQDIKQRYRRSVLGPFWITIATGLQAAAMGLLYATLFGQSLSSYLPYVTVGLIVWNVINASILEGSDVFIANEGLIKQLPSALSVHVYRLVWRQFLFFAHNLIIYVVMLLAFSIWRHLHWSVLLAIPGLLLLFMNALWVTIVFGIFSTRYRDLAPILGSTTMMLFVLTPVMWKPSALNGQASDRAKLAEIIPTFHYLEIVRAPLLGDPIHLHSWLIVVAITVVGWIIAILAMKKFRSRVPYWV; from the coding sequence GTGCCGCTAGTGTCGGACTCTCAGTCCTTCAGCCGAGCCTGGAAGGACTTCCGCGATGGATTCGCCCAGCGTGAGCTATGGCTCGCGCTCGGCTGGCAGGACATCAAGCAGCGCTATCGCCGCTCGGTGCTCGGTCCGTTCTGGATCACCATCGCCACCGGTTTGCAGGCCGCCGCGATGGGGTTGCTGTACGCCACCCTGTTCGGGCAGTCACTGAGCTCGTATCTGCCCTATGTGACAGTCGGCCTGATCGTCTGGAATGTGATCAATGCCAGCATTCTCGAGGGCTCGGATGTCTTCATCGCCAATGAGGGACTGATCAAACAGCTGCCGTCGGCGCTGAGCGTGCACGTGTACCGCTTGGTGTGGCGGCAGTTCCTGTTCTTCGCGCACAACCTGATCATCTATGTGGTGATGCTGCTCGCGTTCAGCATCTGGCGGCATCTGCACTGGTCGGTCCTGCTCGCGATTCCGGGACTGCTGCTGCTGTTCATGAACGCGCTCTGGGTGACCATCGTGTTCGGCATCTTCAGCACCCGGTACCGCGATCTCGCGCCGATCCTGGGTAGCACCACGATGATGCTGTTCGTGCTGACTCCGGTCATGTGGAAGCCGTCGGCCCTCAACGGCCAGGCGAGCGACCGCGCCAAGCTGGCGGAAATCATCCCCACCTTCCACTACCTGGAAATCGTGCGCGCTCCGCTGCTGGGTGATCCGATCCACCTGCACAGCTGGCTGATCGTGGTGGCCATCACCGTCGTCGGCTGGATCATCGCGATACTGGCTATGAAGAAGTTCCGTTCCCGCGTCCCCTACTGGGTGTGA
- a CDS encoding bacterial proteasome activator family protein: MTQSDGAPESIVVFGPEGKPLMIPAAVQVGGEATEFTGQVVGAANSDESGEQEESLADMVEQPAKVMRIGTMIKQLLEEVRHAPLDDASRTRLRDIHRTSIRELEQGLAPELREELERLALPFSDDVIPSDAELRIAQAQLVGWLEGLFHGIQTALFAQQMAARAQLEQMRQLPPGSTTADPRGHGSPGGGQYL; this comes from the coding sequence ATGACGCAATCGGATGGGGCGCCGGAATCCATTGTCGTGTTCGGCCCCGAGGGCAAGCCGCTGATGATTCCCGCTGCCGTGCAGGTGGGCGGCGAGGCAACCGAGTTCACCGGACAGGTTGTCGGTGCGGCTAATTCCGACGAATCGGGCGAGCAGGAAGAGTCGTTGGCCGACATGGTGGAACAACCGGCAAAGGTCATGCGCATCGGCACCATGATCAAACAGCTGCTGGAGGAAGTCCGGCACGCACCACTCGACGACGCCAGCCGCACCCGCCTGCGCGACATCCACCGCACCTCCATTCGCGAACTCGAACAGGGCCTCGCCCCCGAACTCCGTGAAGAGCTCGAGCGCCTCGCCCTGCCGTTCAGCGATGACGTCATTCCCTCCGATGCGGAATTGCGCATTGCCCAGGCGCAGCTGGTCGGCTGGCTGGAAGGTCTCTTCCACGGCATCCAGACCGCCCTGTTCGCACAGCAGATGGCGGCCCGCGCCCAACTGGAACAAATGCGGCAGCTGCCCCCGGGCTCGACCACCGCCGATCCCCGCGGCCACGGATCACCGGGCGGCGGCCAGTACCTCTGA
- a CDS encoding cysteine desulfurase-like protein — protein sequence MTYDVARVRGLIPSLGDGWIHLDPQSGMLVPDSVSRAVSTGFRTSAFSHTNRHGAAKRSAAILEAAREAVADLVGGDPAGVVLGPDRAVLLAWLAESLSSRLGLGTGIVLSRLDDEANVAPWLRIANRYGAHVRWAEVEIETCEMPAWQFEELIGPTARLVALTAASPIVGSAPAVRVAADRVHEVGGLLVADCFGAAPYALIDIDELNADVIALSAPAWGGPQIGALVFRDPAFLDRIPSMSLNPYAKGAERLEVGGHQYALLAGLATSIDFLAGLDERATGTRRERLEMSITSLQDYHDQLFEHLMSVLDQIPNLTVIGRASTRIPTVSFTISGMQAEKVSAKLADARIGTLSGSHGGSRLLDALGVNDEGGAVTIGLAPYTTKYEIDQLGRALTALDT from the coding sequence ATGACTTACGACGTCGCACGGGTTCGGGGCCTCATACCGTCCCTGGGCGACGGCTGGATCCACCTGGACCCGCAATCAGGCATGTTGGTTCCGGATTCGGTATCGCGGGCCGTATCAACGGGTTTCCGGACCTCCGCCTTCTCGCATACCAATCGGCACGGCGCGGCCAAGCGCAGCGCCGCCATTCTGGAGGCCGCCCGCGAGGCGGTCGCGGATCTGGTCGGCGGCGATCCGGCGGGCGTGGTACTCGGCCCGGATCGGGCGGTACTGCTTGCCTGGCTGGCCGAATCGCTCAGCTCCCGGCTGGGTCTGGGCACCGGGATCGTGCTGTCGCGCCTGGATGACGAAGCGAATGTCGCGCCGTGGCTGCGCATCGCGAATCGCTATGGCGCACATGTGCGCTGGGCCGAGGTGGAGATCGAGACCTGCGAAATGCCGGCCTGGCAGTTCGAGGAGCTCATCGGCCCCACCGCCCGACTGGTCGCATTGACGGCCGCCTCGCCCATCGTCGGGTCCGCACCCGCCGTGCGCGTGGCCGCCGATCGGGTGCACGAGGTCGGCGGTCTGCTGGTCGCCGACTGCTTCGGCGCGGCGCCCTACGCGCTCATCGATATCGACGAACTCAATGCCGATGTGATCGCGCTGAGCGCACCGGCCTGGGGTGGCCCGCAGATCGGTGCGCTGGTCTTCCGCGATCCCGCGTTCCTGGACCGCATTCCGTCCATGTCGCTGAATCCGTATGCCAAGGGGGCCGAACGCCTCGAGGTCGGCGGCCACCAGTACGCGCTGCTGGCGGGGCTCGCCACCTCCATCGACTTCCTGGCCGGACTCGACGAGCGCGCCACCGGCACCCGCCGCGAACGCCTCGAAATGTCCATCACCTCACTGCAGGACTATCACGATCAGCTCTTCGAACATCTGATGTCGGTGCTCGACCAGATTCCGAATCTGACCGTGATCGGCCGGGCCTCCACCCGCATTCCGACGGTGAGCTTCACCATCTCCGGCATGCAGGCCGAGAAGGTCTCCGCCAAGCTGGCCGATGCGCGCATCGGCACCCTCAGCGGATCACACGGCGGCAGCCGGCTGCTCGACGCGCTCGGTGTCAATGACGAGGGCGGGGCCGTCACCATCGGCCTCGCGCCGTATACGACGAAGTACGAGATCGATCAGCTGGGCCGGGCTCTGACCGCCCTCGACACGTAG
- a CDS encoding NAD(P)H-quinone oxidoreductase: protein MYAVTLDGFGEPDVMKWAQVPDLPAPGPGEVVIEVAAAGVNRADLMQRQGFYPPPPGASETLGLECSGVIAAVGPGVRDWQQGDQVCALLSGGGYAERVLVPESQVLPVPEGMDVAAAAALPEVAATVWSNLVMRAGLHSGNLLLIHGGGSGIGTHAIQVGRALGARVAVTAGSDAKLERCRELGATVLINYREQDFVTVINGEYPGADIIFDNMGAAYLERNVEALAEDGQLVIIGMQGGVKAELNLAALLGKRGTIHATNLRRRPAHGHGSKAEIITELRKHLWPMIAEGTVVPVISAELPISDAAQAHRLLDSAETVGKVILRIE, encoded by the coding sequence ATGTATGCGGTGACACTCGACGGATTCGGTGAGCCCGATGTCATGAAATGGGCGCAGGTGCCGGACCTGCCCGCGCCCGGACCGGGCGAAGTAGTGATCGAGGTGGCGGCCGCGGGGGTGAACCGCGCGGACCTGATGCAGCGTCAGGGCTTCTATCCGCCGCCGCCCGGTGCGAGCGAGACGCTCGGCCTCGAATGTTCCGGTGTGATCGCGGCGGTCGGTCCCGGGGTGCGGGATTGGCAGCAGGGCGATCAGGTCTGCGCGCTGCTCTCCGGCGGTGGCTATGCCGAGCGGGTGCTGGTGCCGGAAAGTCAGGTGCTGCCGGTGCCCGAGGGCATGGATGTGGCTGCGGCAGCGGCGCTTCCGGAGGTCGCGGCCACGGTCTGGTCGAATCTGGTGATGCGGGCGGGCCTGCACAGCGGGAATTTGCTGCTGATTCACGGCGGCGGTAGCGGAATCGGCACACACGCCATTCAGGTGGGCCGGGCGCTGGGCGCGCGGGTCGCGGTGACCGCGGGGTCCGACGCGAAACTGGAGCGCTGCCGGGAGCTGGGCGCGACGGTGCTGATCAATTACCGCGAGCAGGATTTCGTGACCGTGATCAACGGCGAATACCCCGGCGCGGACATCATTTTCGACAATATGGGCGCGGCCTACCTGGAGCGCAATGTGGAGGCGCTCGCCGAGGACGGACAACTCGTCATCATCGGCATGCAGGGCGGGGTGAAGGCCGAACTGAATCTCGCTGCGCTGCTTGGCAAACGCGGCACGATTCATGCCACCAATCTGCGCCGCCGCCCGGCGCACGGCCACGGCTCCAAGGCCGAGATCATCACCGAGCTGCGCAAGCACCTGTGGCCGATGATCGCCGAGGGCACCGTCGTTCCGGTGATTTCGGCCGAACTGCCCATTTCCGATGCGGCACAGGCGCACCGGCTGCTGGACTCCGCCGAGACGGTCGGCAAAGTCATCCTCCGGATCGAATAG